The Thermoanaerobaculia bacterium genome window below encodes:
- a CDS encoding SurA N-terminal domain-containing protein has protein sequence MKSVEFVKRTVCAVLVLSAFPGAAAVPLFAEDLNAIILRVNDEISTYYDYRERKSARVRAIQESELALEERQQLEADAGKATMREILDEMLLLSRARQLVIEPSKGELDEAMDATRNRMGLTTEDAFAKALRSAGMSLEDFRERTSRSIRVNAVIQREVRAKVEVDDEWLQRTYRERQEEFRVPAKAKVQEIV, from the coding sequence ATGAAGAGCGTTGAGTTCGTGAAGCGAACCGTCTGTGCCGTCCTGGTGTTGTCGGCGTTCCCCGGCGCCGCTGCCGTGCCGCTTTTCGCGGAGGATCTGAACGCCATCATTCTGCGCGTCAACGACGAGATCAGCACCTACTACGACTATCGCGAGCGCAAGTCGGCGCGCGTTCGGGCGATCCAGGAGTCCGAGCTCGCGCTCGAGGAGAGGCAGCAGCTCGAGGCGGATGCCGGCAAGGCGACGATGCGCGAGATCCTGGACGAAATGCTGCTCCTGTCGCGCGCCCGGCAGCTGGTCATCGAACCCTCGAAGGGCGAGCTCGACGAGGCCATGGACGCGACCCGCAACCGCATGGGTCTCACGACCGAGGACGCTTTCGCCAAGGCGCTGCGGAGCGCCGGCATGTCGCTCGAGGACTTCCGCGAGCGCACGTCGAGGTCGATCCGCGTCAACGCCGTCATCCAGCGCGAGGTGCGCGCCAAGGTGGAGGTCGACGACGAATGGCTGCAGCGCACCTATCGCGAGCGCCAGGAGGAGTTCCGCGTTCCAGCCAAGGCCAAGGTGCAGGAGATCGT
- a CDS encoding peptidylprolyl isomerase: MRRPATVAWLGLALAALCSAGCRQRQPLPSPDLVAKVGPRELKAAAFEAYLERNLGESGGGLASEVLTRLFDQFVREEMLAMLARERNLIDATVPAAAAVEPLLAASPSPEPTAAEIAAYFAAHSPEFARPARVHLRQILVDDRLVAERARRELIAGLPFEGVLRKVSVPDSAPAGGDQGILARDELPPAFADLIFRLEVGKVSDVLAADYGFHLFQVVERWPAESPTLAQVEPEIRQRLRQESADRRLEALFADAQSRYTVVVYDRNLPFNYRGSFPISRPHEER; encoded by the coding sequence GTGAGAAGGCCCGCGACGGTCGCGTGGCTGGGTCTCGCGCTCGCCGCGCTGTGCTCCGCAGGCTGCCGGCAGCGGCAGCCGCTGCCCTCTCCGGACCTGGTGGCCAAGGTCGGCCCTCGCGAGCTCAAGGCGGCGGCGTTCGAGGCCTACCTGGAGCGCAATCTCGGCGAGTCCGGCGGCGGCCTCGCGAGCGAAGTGCTGACCCGGCTCTTCGACCAGTTCGTGCGCGAGGAGATGCTCGCCATGCTGGCGCGCGAGCGCAATCTGATCGACGCCACGGTGCCGGCCGCCGCGGCGGTCGAGCCGCTCCTGGCCGCGAGCCCTTCGCCGGAGCCGACCGCGGCCGAGATCGCGGCCTACTTCGCCGCCCACTCGCCCGAGTTCGCGCGGCCGGCGCGCGTGCATCTGCGCCAGATTCTCGTCGACGACCGGCTGGTGGCCGAACGCGCGCGCCGCGAGCTCATCGCGGGCCTGCCCTTCGAAGGCGTGCTCCGCAAGGTCAGCGTCCCGGACTCGGCGCCGGCCGGCGGCGACCAGGGAATCCTGGCGCGCGACGAGCTGCCGCCGGCGTTCGCGGATCTGATCTTCCGCCTGGAGGTGGGCAAGGTGAGCGACGTCCTCGCCGCCGACTACGGCTTTCACCTCTTCCAGGTGGTCGAGCGCTGGCCCGCCGAGAGCCCCACCCTCGCCCAGGTCGAACCCGAGATTCGTCAGCGGCTCCGGCAGGAGAGCGCCGACAGGCGTCTCGAAGCCCTGTTCGCCGATGCGCAGAGCCGTTACACTGTCGTGGTGTACGACCGCAACCTGCCGTTCAACTACCGGGGATCCTTCCCGATATCGAGGCCGCATGAAGAGCGTTGA